In the genome of Spirochaetia bacterium, one region contains:
- the trpS gene encoding tryptophan--tRNA ligase, with product MDTYLAAVERSKKIEEDIQHNPEKHRVLTGDRPTGRLHIGHYFGSLQNRVRLSRLGVPTCILIADYQVLTDHDAYQEIAQNTKQLTIDYLAAGIEPGKNVIIFPHSYVPEANQLMIPFLTLVTNAELSRNPTVKEEIQVAGLKKVNAGMYTYPVHQACDILFCKGDIVPVGKDQLPHIEMTRLIASRFNNKFGNGKQIFPEPEALLSKTPNILGLDGSQKMSKSRGNAIFLSASEDETAKLIKKAKTDSQRLITYDPENRPEIANLLQLISLCTGENPSAIAEHIGEGGAGLLKKQLTEALNEELRPLRARRAQLEKDPQYIRNVLLDGAQKAREMAISTLSEVRKAMNMVI from the coding sequence ATGGATACCTATCTTGCAGCAGTGGAAAGAAGCAAAAAGATTGAAGAAGACATTCAGCACAACCCGGAAAAGCACAGGGTGCTTACCGGTGACCGTCCCACAGGAAGGCTGCACATCGGACACTATTTCGGCTCATTGCAGAACCGGGTCAGGCTGTCAAGGCTAGGGGTTCCCACTTGTATCCTCATTGCAGACTATCAGGTATTGACAGATCACGACGCCTATCAGGAAATAGCCCAGAATACCAAACAACTGACCATCGATTATCTTGCTGCAGGAATTGAACCGGGAAAGAATGTAATCATCTTCCCCCACAGCTATGTACCGGAAGCAAACCAACTGATGATCCCTTTCCTGACCTTGGTCACCAATGCAGAACTGAGCCGCAACCCTACCGTAAAAGAAGAAATTCAGGTTGCAGGCCTCAAGAAAGTCAATGCAGGTATGTATACCTATCCGGTACATCAGGCTTGTGATATCCTCTTCTGCAAAGGAGATATTGTCCCTGTCGGTAAAGATCAGCTGCCGCACATAGAAATGACCAGATTGATTGCAAGCAGATTCAATAACAAATTCGGCAATGGTAAACAAATCTTCCCCGAACCGGAAGCGCTGCTGAGCAAAACACCGAACATCTTAGGTTTGGACGGAAGCCAAAAGATGAGCAAGAGCCGTGGCAATGCTATCTTCCTCAGTGCCAGCGAAGATGAAACAGCAAAGCTGATTAAAAAAGCCAAGACAGATTCGCAGCGGTTGATCACCTATGATCCTGAAAACAGACCGGAAATAGCAAACTTGCTCCAGCTGATTTCCCTATGTACAGGAGAAAATCCTTCAGCAATTGCAGAACACATCGGTGAAGGTGGAGCTGGCCTGCTCAAGAAGCAGCTTACCGAAGCACTCAACGAAGAACTGCGACCTTTGAGAGCAAGAAGAGCCCAGTTGGAAAAAGATCCGCAGTATATCCGCAATGTCCTGCTTGACGGTGCCCAGAAAGCCAGGGAAATGGCTATCAGCACGCTTTCAGAAGTTCGGAAAGCAATGAATATGGTCATCTAA
- a CDS encoding L-serine ammonia-lyase, iron-sulfur-dependent, subunit alpha, with product MEKEKFVELLNQELVIAMGCTEPAACALAGAKAKSLFDGTASMIDVLTSRDMVKNAMGVGIPNCKMKGVQAAVALGVALGDDSKGLEILSDVNEMQRALAASYTVNLHISEELPSLFVKVSLKDCRHDAVAVISGSHSHFSYLEQDGKVLLDEPLGNTCSPTGDTAFMASVVLADIIGFACTMPERTSSLLLQAAKTNLSLARHALKGEYGLSVGKVTYAGQKEPPRSLDDAFCLAASLAAAASDARMAGCPLPVVINSGSGNQGITITVPIAVVARYLGKDDDELAKALCISELVGLSLTARKDRLSALCGAFTASIGTACGLVYLLGGDRACMDRAVNVMVGDLTGIICDGAKMTCALKIYSCVQSAILACKLAFSGHAPDEESGIVGMDSIQSFDYLSRISHEGMEQTDRTILSIMLEKQKDGRK from the coding sequence ATGGAAAAAGAAAAATTCGTAGAACTGTTGAATCAGGAATTGGTCATTGCCATGGGATGTACCGAACCAGCTGCCTGTGCCTTGGCTGGAGCCAAGGCAAAAAGTCTTTTTGATGGTACCGCTTCTATGATTGATGTGCTGACCAGCCGTGATATGGTCAAGAATGCCATGGGTGTCGGTATTCCCAACTGCAAGATGAAAGGAGTCCAGGCTGCCGTTGCCTTGGGAGTTGCCCTGGGAGATGATTCCAAAGGTTTGGAAATCCTGTCTGATGTCAACGAAATGCAGCGGGCACTTGCAGCTTCTTATACGGTCAATCTGCACATTTCAGAGGAATTGCCATCTCTTTTCGTCAAGGTCAGCCTCAAGGATTGCCGACATGATGCGGTTGCCGTGATAAGTGGGTCACATTCACATTTTTCTTATTTGGAACAGGATGGAAAAGTATTGTTGGATGAGCCTCTTGGCAATACCTGCAGTCCTACCGGTGACACTGCATTCATGGCGAGTGTCGTGTTGGCAGATATCATTGGTTTTGCATGTACCATGCCGGAGCGCACTTCTTCGTTATTGCTTCAGGCTGCAAAGACTAATCTCAGCCTTGCCCGTCATGCATTGAAAGGCGAGTATGGCCTGTCGGTGGGGAAAGTGACGTATGCAGGCCAGAAGGAACCACCCCGTTCGCTTGATGATGCATTTTGTTTGGCAGCTAGCTTGGCTGCAGCTGCGAGTGATGCCAGGATGGCTGGTTGTCCTCTTCCTGTGGTAATCAACAGCGGAAGCGGAAACCAGGGTATAACCATTACGGTACCTATCGCTGTAGTAGCCCGATATCTTGGAAAGGATGATGATGAGTTGGCAAAAGCCTTATGTATCAGTGAGCTGGTCGGCCTGTCCCTGACAGCAAGGAAAGATCGTCTGTCAGCGCTCTGCGGTGCCTTTACTGCCTCGATAGGGACTGCCTGTGGTCTGGTATACCTTTTGGGAGGGGACCGTGCCTGCATGGACCGTGCTGTCAATGTCATGGTAGGAGATTTGACTGGAATTATCTGTGACGGAGCGAAGATGACCTGTGCCCTTAAGATATACTCTTGTGTACAAAGTGCAATACTTGCCTGTAAACTCGCTTTCAGTGGACATGCTCCCGATGAGGAAAGCGGAATTGTCGGTATGGACAGTATACAGAGCTTTGATTACCTCTCACGAATCAGCCATGAGGGAATGGAACAGACGGACAGGACTATCCTTTCGATTATGCTGGAAAAGCAGAAAGATGGTAGGAAATAA
- the manA gene encoding mannose-6-phosphate isomerase, class I: MIEKIIRLQPRIMEYDWGDTDFIPDLLGKIPDGKPKAELWMGAHEAAPALVIDQGGDLKSYISDHYQCLGEKSISRFGKELPLLFKVLAIAKPLSIQCHPSTELAREGWAKETAYRKTVPRSQWNYKDPNRKAEIIYALTPITAMCGFRPVQESLPLLQNLIPQGYETFFLPLMAHYEGDALLAKVFEQLYTMEKVQLRNLIGEMISRLSSNPSLLPAASKDAVFLESRDIIISCHKEYPEDPGLFCPVLLNIVHLCPGEALYLAPRTLHAYVYGNGMELMSASDNVLRGGLTHKKMDVPELLKVLSVKSEIPSKAGEHYDSFGRTVVESPAEEFSLVVMPAGKYEVFCPAFEILFVEQGSGSLRANESVHELHQGDCLLIASGTQYAIELTGRVFCATIKSY; this comes from the coding sequence ATGATAGAAAAAATCATACGGCTACAACCTCGGATTATGGAATATGACTGGGGAGATACAGATTTTATACCTGATTTGTTGGGAAAGATTCCTGATGGTAAGCCGAAGGCGGAACTGTGGATGGGTGCCCATGAAGCAGCACCTGCATTGGTAATCGACCAGGGAGGTGACCTGAAATCCTATATTTCTGACCATTACCAATGCCTTGGTGAGAAAAGCATCAGCAGGTTTGGTAAGGAACTTCCTTTGCTTTTCAAGGTGCTTGCCATAGCAAAGCCACTGTCCATCCAATGCCATCCCTCAACAGAACTTGCAAGGGAAGGATGGGCAAAGGAAACTGCATATCGTAAGACTGTCCCTAGAAGTCAATGGAACTATAAGGATCCTAATCGGAAAGCTGAAATAATCTATGCATTGACTCCGATTACTGCTATGTGCGGATTCAGACCGGTGCAGGAAAGTCTGCCTTTGCTCCAGAATCTTATCCCACAAGGCTATGAAACCTTTTTCTTACCGCTCATGGCTCATTACGAGGGAGATGCCTTGCTTGCCAAGGTATTTGAGCAGTTGTATACGATGGAAAAAGTACAGCTGAGAAATTTGATCGGGGAAATGATCTCAAGGCTTTCCAGCAATCCCTCGCTGTTGCCTGCTGCATCCAAAGATGCAGTATTCCTTGAGAGCCGTGATATCATCATTTCCTGTCATAAAGAGTATCCTGAGGACCCAGGGCTCTTTTGCCCTGTGTTGCTCAATATTGTACATCTTTGTCCTGGAGAAGCCCTATATCTTGCACCGCGGACATTGCATGCATATGTGTATGGTAATGGAATGGAACTCATGAGTGCTTCAGACAATGTGCTCAGGGGAGGGTTGACGCATAAGAAGATGGATGTGCCTGAATTGCTGAAAGTCCTTTCTGTGAAGAGTGAGATACCATCCAAAGCTGGAGAACATTACGATTCCTTTGGTCGTACTGTAGTGGAGAGTCCTGCAGAAGAATTTTCACTTGTCGTCATGCCTGCGGGGAAGTATGAAGTTTTTTGTCCTGCCTTTGAAATCCTGTTCGTTGAACAAGGTTCAGGAAGCCTGCGAGCCAATGAATCTGTGCATGAACTGCATCAGGGGGACTGTTTGCTGATTGCTTCCGGAACACAATATGCCATTGAGCTGACGGGCAGGGTCTTTTGTGCAACAATTAAGTCATATTGA
- a CDS encoding XRE family transcriptional regulator, whose amino-acid sequence MISLKSLSEAAGISYKNMKDQRSLDRLPKLEDAYAIATVLGVSVEYLLTGKNKFVIPAAIQDIITRLSRASEDELNMIRRLLGLPIRGTVSKIEEKA is encoded by the coding sequence GTGATTTCTTTGAAATCCCTTTCGGAAGCTGCAGGTATTTCATACAAGAACATGAAGGACCAACGTTCCTTGGACCGCCTTCCAAAACTGGAAGATGCATATGCTATTGCCACAGTCCTTGGAGTAAGTGTCGAGTACCTCCTGACAGGAAAAAATAAATTTGTCATTCCTGCTGCAATCCAGGATATCATCACAAGGCTGTCCAGAGCTTCAGAAGACGAACTCAATATGATCCGCCGTCTGTTAGGTTTGCCTATCCGTGGTACAGTATCAAAAATCGAAGAGAAAGCATAA
- a CDS encoding PBECR4 domain-containing protein: MDALNCCYRAYSKMASSCTYYFIVAKKGKKYSINIQFEMEQFIHLTGIPDHLSDLPFARNNPGDLRKAIEEGKLTMKDLAKSQNFDRLLRSSRPSIETNSRLAYSRGSRRRIMLSVSHAKIQEGDLQGSFVRSLYMPFNFSI, encoded by the coding sequence TTGGATGCGTTGAATTGCTGTTATCGGGCGTATTCAAAGATGGCCTCCTCATGTACCTACTATTTTATCGTTGCAAAGAAAGGGAAAAAATACTCCATCAACATCCAATTTGAAATGGAACAGTTTATTCATCTCACAGGAATCCCAGATCATCTTTCCGATCTTCCGTTTGCACGAAACAATCCCGGGGATTTGAGAAAAGCAATAGAAGAAGGCAAACTTACGATGAAAGATCTGGCGAAAAGCCAAAACTTCGATAGATTACTTAGGTCGTCACGACCCTCGATCGAGACTAACAGCAGATTGGCTTATTCGAGGGGAAGCAGACGGAGAATTATGCTATCTGTTTCTCATGCCAAAATCCAGGAAGGAGATCTCCAAGGATCGTTCGTCAGGTCATTATATATGCCGTTCAATTTTTCCATATAG
- a CDS encoding caspase family protein: MKHRWPFLLGMLFCLFSCSVEPISKPKMYFLAAGCDYANSPVQTLRGTIPDVKEMAACMQNLAWSSGTDMSETVMMQEGPDREQTNLYPDAVTLRTRLQEFAAQTSSSAIFVLYFSGHGTSNNGDVSLALAATDEVAYTTFPVSAV, translated from the coding sequence ATGAAGCATCGGTGGCCGTTCCTTCTGGGCATGCTTTTCTGTCTCTTCAGTTGCTCCGTGGAGCCGATATCCAAACCGAAGATGTATTTCCTGGCCGCCGGCTGTGACTATGCCAATTCCCCGGTACAGACACTTCGGGGAACCATTCCGGACGTGAAGGAAATGGCAGCATGCATGCAGAACCTTGCATGGAGCTCGGGAACAGACATGTCCGAAACGGTCATGATGCAGGAAGGTCCGGACAGGGAACAAACGAATCTGTATCCGGATGCCGTCACTCTTCGAACCCGATTGCAGGAATTCGCAGCGCAAACATCTTCAAGCGCCATATTCGTGCTGTACTTCAGCGGCCATGGGACAAGCAACAACGGAGACGTTTCTCTGGCACTCGCCGCCACCGATGAGGTAGCGTACACAACGTTTCCCGTTTCCGCTGTATGA
- a CDS encoding transposase, with translation MNGTARQLGISKPTLYTWRQELHEEGTRLASVPMDSAETKRLRKIRKLERENELLRTELAVLKKLSASVPEKK, from the coding sequence ATCAACGGTACGGCCCGCCAGCTTGGCATCAGCAAGCCCACGCTGTATACATGGCGGCAGGAACTGCATGAAGAAGGTACCAGGCTGGCCTCAGTGCCCATGGATTCAGCCGAGACGAAGCGGCTGAGGAAGATAAGGAAACTGGAGAGGGAGAACGAACTGCTGAGGACGGAGCTTGCCGTGCTAAAAAAACTCAGCGCCTCAGTCCCCGAGAAAAAGTGA
- a CDS encoding IS3 family transposase, translated as MQIVTELRPLYRLADLLRLTGLSPSTYYYDLACQDRPDRDRVLKDEIKAIYHENNGLYGYRRIHLQLCNNGWKVNRKAVQRLMQVLHLHGKSHKARKYRSYRGAVGTVADNLLHREFRATGPDEKWVSDISEFKSREGKVYLSPIIDLFNQEMVSWDISFRPDFEQVTRMLERSFDRLGNGKHPIFHTDQGWQYQMDAFTTMLSEHGLVQSMSRKGNCLDNAMAENFFSIVKNEMFYGRKPYRTREELKVALEEYIGYYNNVRIKAGLGDLSPVPYRRRYWSKEELHPAFRGQDTHYAEEGFAGVMSYKRHENSDNARRKMDGRTEAEIIRVACGPVPEGHARWTLRLLEAKARAELDVPVSRSTIARTLKKTGFDLTAMHTGASRRRRTYSP; from the coding sequence GTGCAGATCGTCACGGAACTGAGGCCTCTGTACAGGCTCGCAGACCTCCTCCGTCTTACGGGCCTGAGTCCGAGCACCTACTACTATGACCTTGCCTGCCAGGACAGGCCTGACAGGGACAGGGTACTCAAGGATGAGATAAAGGCAATCTACCATGAGAACAACGGCCTGTACGGCTACAGGAGGATCCATCTCCAGCTGTGCAACAACGGATGGAAGGTAAACAGGAAGGCCGTGCAGCGGCTCATGCAGGTACTGCACCTCCATGGGAAAAGCCACAAGGCCAGGAAGTACAGGTCTTACCGGGGTGCAGTGGGCACGGTTGCAGACAACCTGCTGCACCGTGAGTTCAGGGCTACGGGGCCGGACGAGAAGTGGGTCTCCGACATAAGCGAGTTCAAGAGCCGTGAAGGAAAGGTCTACCTGTCCCCGATCATAGACCTCTTCAACCAGGAGATGGTCAGCTGGGACATCTCCTTCAGGCCTGACTTCGAACAGGTGACCAGGATGCTTGAACGGTCATTCGACAGGCTGGGCAACGGCAAGCACCCGATCTTCCATACGGACCAAGGCTGGCAATACCAGATGGATGCCTTCACTACCATGCTGTCAGAACACGGGCTGGTACAGAGCATGTCACGGAAGGGCAACTGCCTGGACAACGCCATGGCAGAGAACTTCTTCAGCATCGTCAAGAACGAAATGTTCTATGGAAGGAAACCATACAGGACAAGGGAAGAACTGAAGGTTGCACTGGAAGAATACATCGGGTATTATAACAACGTACGGATCAAGGCCGGCCTAGGAGACCTGAGTCCTGTCCCGTATCGTCGGAGGTACTGGAGTAAAGAGGAACTTCATCCAGCCTTCCGGGGTCAGGACACACACTATGCCGAAGAAGGCTTTGCCGGGGTCATGAGCTACAAGCGCCACGAGAATTCCGACAATGCAAGGCGGAAGATGGACGGCAGGACAGAAGCGGAGATCATCAGGGTCGCGTGCGGTCCGGTCCCCGAAGGGCATGCAAGGTGGACGCTCCGACTGCTGGAAGCCAAGGCAAGGGCTGAGCTGGATGTGCCCGTAAGCAGGAGCACCATCGCAAGGACGCTAAAAAAAACTGGATTCGACCTCACCGCAATGCATACTGGTGCATCCCGAAGAAGGCGGACGTACAGTCCGTAG
- a CDS encoding transposase, with protein MEDVLDVHERPYDPKRPVLPMKPGSDRKTDSEYIRKGTCSIFAFVEPLGGNHHCDVKARRTAVDWAHQIRFLVDVISPEAETVILVMDNLNTHAPASLYKAFPPKEARRILRKLELHYTPRPGMAAGAQHGRD; from the coding sequence ATGGAAGACGTCCTTGACGTCCATGAACGGCCATATGACCCGAAAAGGCCGGTGCTGCCCATGAAGCCCGGGAGCGACCGGAAGACGGATTCGGAATATATCAGGAAGGGCACGTGCAGCATCTTTGCATTCGTCGAACCTCTGGGCGGGAACCATCACTGCGATGTGAAGGCCCGGCGGACAGCCGTCGACTGGGCGCATCAGATCAGGTTCCTTGTCGATGTAATCTCCCCGGAAGCAGAAACCGTCATCCTTGTCATGGACAACCTCAACACCCATGCCCCCGCCTCCCTGTACAAGGCATTCCCTCCCAAGGAGGCAAGGAGGATCCTCAGGAAACTGGAACTGCACTACACCCCCAGGCCAGGCATGGCAGCTGGGGCTCAACATGGCCGAGATTAA
- a CDS encoding glycine/betaine ABC transporter substrate-binding protein: MKKKLKLLLETSMIFLVFAGMPVFANGQTEDTVTIVHESFTEQRLLGEMLGQYLESKGYKTKVKELGGSLLCFNAIQNGEADVFAEYTGTMYSVMLHQTKHLGEQETFDYVKKAFEEQYGITCLNPMGFNNTYALSVTQETAKKYHLKKISDLAPYAKDFLIGGDSEFPVRENDGLPAVEKAYGFKFKDYKTMDQGLTYIALVNGKIDVDAAYATDGRIRKYNLVNLVDDREIFPPYYCAPIMKTEFAKKHPDVTDALNALNGEFSDADMQKYNLMVDEGQDVDAVAKQMLQEKGLI; encoded by the coding sequence ATGAAGAAAAAACTGAAACTTTTGTTGGAGACCAGTATGATTTTTCTGGTTTTTGCTGGAATGCCGGTCTTTGCGAATGGACAAACTGAAGATACTGTCACAATCGTGCATGAAAGCTTTACCGAGCAACGACTCCTTGGAGAAATGCTCGGGCAATACCTGGAAAGCAAAGGCTATAAAACAAAGGTAAAGGAACTTGGTGGGTCATTGCTCTGTTTCAATGCAATCCAAAACGGAGAGGCCGATGTTTTTGCTGAATATACAGGTACCATGTACAGTGTCATGCTTCACCAGACAAAACATCTCGGTGAACAGGAAACCTTTGACTATGTAAAGAAGGCATTTGAGGAGCAATATGGGATTACATGTCTTAATCCTATGGGATTCAACAACACCTATGCTCTTTCGGTAACACAGGAAACGGCGAAAAAATATCATTTGAAGAAGATTTCTGATCTTGCTCCATATGCAAAGGATTTTCTTATAGGTGGAGATTCTGAGTTTCCTGTCAGGGAAAACGATGGTCTGCCTGCAGTCGAGAAAGCATACGGATTCAAGTTCAAAGACTACAAGACAATGGATCAGGGGCTTACGTATATTGCTCTTGTAAACGGAAAGATTGATGTTGATGCTGCCTATGCTACCGACGGACGTATAAGAAAGTATAATTTGGTCAATCTTGTTGATGATCGTGAGATATTTCCACCATATTACTGTGCGCCTATCATGAAAACAGAATTTGCCAAGAAACATCCTGATGTAACTGATGCCTTGAATGCCCTTAATGGTGAATTCAGCGATGCAGATATGCAGAAATATAATCTGATGGTTGATGAAGGACAGGATGTTGATGCTGTAGCAAAGCAGATGCTGCAGGAGAAAGGGTTAATCTAG
- a CDS encoding SDR family oxidoreductase — protein MMDLFTLTGKKALVTGASSGLGVQFALALAKQGADVAIVARRVNKLEETKKKIEALGVKCLALKCDVTKTDEIAKTVQEVAKQFGRIDILVNNAGIALFGPAEQQTDELWTTMINTNLNGVYFFAREVGKVMLKQHYGKIINVGSIHSNVAMRGLPLSAYCTTKGGVEMMTKALATEWAQQGITVNAIGPAYFPSEMTGGIIDEPEFKQVIEMSCPMGRAGKPGELDGAIVYFASDASSYTTGQLLSVDGGWTAI, from the coding sequence ATAATGGATTTATTTACACTAACAGGGAAAAAAGCGTTGGTAACCGGAGCTTCTTCCGGCCTCGGCGTACAATTTGCTTTGGCATTGGCCAAACAAGGAGCCGATGTTGCTATCGTAGCACGTAGAGTCAATAAACTTGAAGAGACAAAGAAAAAGATTGAAGCACTCGGAGTCAAATGCCTGGCTCTTAAATGCGATGTAACGAAAACCGATGAAATTGCAAAGACCGTACAGGAAGTTGCGAAACAATTCGGTAGAATTGACATCCTGGTAAACAATGCAGGTATTGCCCTCTTCGGACCAGCAGAACAACAAACAGATGAACTATGGACCACGATGATAAACACTAACCTCAACGGAGTTTATTTCTTTGCCAGGGAAGTCGGTAAAGTCATGCTCAAGCAGCATTATGGCAAGATTATCAATGTCGGTTCCATCCATAGTAATGTAGCAATGCGCGGTTTGCCACTGTCTGCATATTGCACGACAAAAGGCGGAGTTGAAATGATGACAAAAGCCTTGGCAACCGAATGGGCTCAGCAAGGCATTACCGTCAATGCCATCGGTCCGGCTTACTTCCCAAGTGAAATGACAGGCGGAATCATTGATGAACCGGAATTCAAGCAAGTCATCGAAATGTCCTGCCCTATGGGGCGTGCAGGAAAGCCTGGTGAACTTGATGGTGCAATCGTTTATTTTGCCTCTGATGCTTCATCCTATACCACGGGACAGTTGCTCTCGGTAGATGGAGGATGGACAGCAATCTGA
- a CDS encoding alkaline phosphatase family protein has protein sequence MKSFNTDCISQTAATIISLFGNIPSKDMAQPLTPVMSAAKIAFDNHPCDRIFFYNPDAIAQWIYEKYRDMFAPIHDLNPLSLPMLSIYPPVTPVCFASMYSGLSPDKHGITKYEKPVLSVQTIFDILPRLGKKVAIISTANDSISMIFLKRPVDYYIYKTKEACNEKAMELIENDQYDFITLYNGDYDHYMHRCSPTGNRALKALAEDIETFHSIYESIEQALDISRYDPCIRSGPWMP, from the coding sequence ATGAAAAGTTTCAATACTGATTGTATTTCACAGACGGCTGCAACCATCATTTCACTTTTTGGCAACATTCCAAGCAAAGATATGGCACAACCACTCACGCCAGTCATGTCTGCAGCAAAAATAGCATTCGATAATCATCCCTGTGATCGAATCTTCTTCTATAATCCTGATGCAATCGCCCAATGGATCTACGAAAAATATCGGGATATGTTTGCACCGATACATGATCTCAATCCCCTTTCCCTACCAATGCTATCCATCTATCCTCCGGTTACCCCGGTTTGCTTTGCTTCAATGTACAGCGGACTTTCTCCTGACAAACACGGAATCACAAAATATGAAAAACCCGTGCTCTCAGTACAGACCATATTTGACATACTGCCAAGGCTCGGGAAAAAAGTAGCAATTATCTCAACGGCAAATGACAGCATATCCATGATTTTTCTCAAACGCCCTGTCGATTACTATATCTACAAGACAAAAGAAGCCTGCAATGAAAAAGCCATGGAACTTATTGAAAATGATCAATATGATTTCATTACGTTGTACAATGGGGACTATGACCACTATATGCATCGTTGTTCACCTACTGGAAACAGGGCACTCAAAGCACTTGCAGAAGATATCGAAACATTCCATAGCATATATGAAAGCATCGAACAAGCATTGGACATCTCACGATACGACCCTTGCATTCGCTCCGGACCATGGATGCCATGA
- a CDS encoding HTH domain-containing protein has translation MKNDRLFQILYILLGKHQVTAPELARQLEVLVRTVYRDVDALSMAGIPICTVAGKGGGISLMSGYTFDKALLSDKEQDQVLFALQSLQAAGQGMDTQDLMDQFHHPLISATISDFCTKESRAVSFIVSYENFSSGDGGIFHGGSRAMAFRMKRRYEELGGNFHVSSP, from the coding sequence ATGAAAAATGACAGGCTCTTCCAGATACTCTATATCCTGCTTGGGAAACATCAGGTGACGGCTCCAGAATTGGCTAGGCAACTGGAAGTCTTAGTCCGTACTGTGTATAGGGATGTCGATGCCCTGTCCATGGCTGGAATTCCGATCTGTACGGTTGCTGGAAAAGGCGGTGGCATTTCCCTTATGTCAGGCTATACGTTTGACAAAGCCCTGTTGTCTGACAAGGAACAGGACCAAGTCCTTTTTGCCCTGCAAAGCCTGCAGGCGGCAGGGCAGGGAATGGATACCCAGGACTTGATGGATCAGTTCCATCATCCGCTTATCAGCGCAACCATTTCAGATTTCTGCACCAAGGAATCAAGGGCTGTATCATTCATTGTAAGCTACGAAAACTTCAGTTCAGGTGACGGAGGCATTTTCCACGGAGGATCCCGTGCAATGGCCTTTCGGATGAAAAGACGCTATGAAGAGCTTGGCGGTAACTTTCACGTTTCTTCACCGTAG